A part of Maridesulfovibrio hydrothermalis AM13 = DSM 14728 genomic DNA contains:
- a CDS encoding Hpt domain-containing protein, which yields MAGKITEEISKDLEVLIPGFMDNTYREIKDLETALKCDNLTDVLRIGHNIKGSALNYGFNQLAEIGRGIEISAADKRKRQVYTLLNELKCYAEQVEIIFV from the coding sequence ATGGCAGGCAAAATTACTGAAGAGATAAGTAAAGATCTGGAAGTGCTCATTCCGGGGTTTATGGATAATACTTATAGAGAAATAAAGGATCTTGAGACGGCACTTAAATGTGATAACCTGACGGATGTGTTGCGGATAGGTCACAATATAAAAGGATCAGCTCTTAATTATGGCTTCAACCAACTTGCCGAGATAGGGCGGGGTATTGAAATTTCTGCTGCTGATAAAAGAAAGCGGCAGGTATATACTTTATTGAACGAGCTTAAATGCTATGCAGAGCAGGTGGAAATAATTTTTGTTTAA
- a CDS encoding Tim44 domain-containing protein encodes MKLLGYLVLPLTLFCLLAVMAGDADAKRMGGGRSFGSKPSFSKSFKKPTSTATTQRQGAGANKQQGGIARPGMGMLGGLLAGTFLGSMLGGFGGMGGGGGFFNILILGLLAYLAFRFFKSRKQSSDQTHRQGNFTRGPTSAQPAQNMNNDPYARREEASQGAWDHLSSKPAGGNAASGAEEQQTGPVVSVPAGFDEEEFLEGAKAVYNRLQKAWDIRDMNDIAQFATPAVLNEIKQQAQEDPGPSQTDIMMVNARLLEAKEEGSKTFATVYYDVLLREDPSQSQPSQVREVWHFVRDGGNEVMWKLDGIQQLED; translated from the coding sequence ATGAAACTACTCGGGTACTTGGTTCTTCCGCTAACTCTTTTTTGTCTGCTTGCTGTTATGGCCGGTGATGCGGATGCCAAAAGAATGGGAGGCGGTAGATCCTTCGGCAGCAAGCCATCTTTTTCTAAATCTTTTAAGAAGCCGACTTCAACTGCTACCACTCAGAGGCAGGGAGCCGGGGCTAATAAGCAGCAGGGCGGCATTGCTCGTCCGGGCATGGGAATGCTCGGTGGACTTCTTGCAGGAACATTTCTCGGCTCTATGCTGGGAGGATTCGGCGGAATGGGCGGAGGAGGTGGATTTTTCAACATCCTGATTCTCGGCTTGCTGGCTTATCTTGCTTTCAGGTTTTTCAAGTCGCGTAAGCAAAGTTCTGATCAGACACACAGGCAAGGCAATTTTACCAGAGGTCCTACCTCTGCTCAGCCTGCACAAAATATGAATAACGATCCATATGCCCGCAGAGAAGAAGCTTCTCAGGGTGCGTGGGATCATCTTTCTTCTAAACCCGCTGGTGGCAATGCCGCTTCCGGAGCAGAAGAGCAGCAGACCGGACCTGTTGTCAGCGTGCCCGCAGGCTTTGACGAAGAGGAGTTTCTCGAAGGTGCAAAAGCTGTGTACAATCGCCTCCAGAAGGCGTGGGATATCCGTGATATGAATGATATCGCACAGTTTGCAACTCCTGCTGTGCTGAATGAGATCAAACAGCAGGCTCAGGAAGATCCGGGTCCTTCTCAGACAGATATCATGATGGTTAACGCCAGATTGCTTGAAGCAAAAGAAGAAGGCTCCAAGACTTTCGCGACTGTGTACTATGATGTTCTGCTTAGAGAAGATCCTTCTCAGTCCCAGCCTTCACAGGTTCGTGAAGTGTGGCATTTTGTCAGGGATGGCGGTAATGAAGTCATGTGGAAACTTGATGGAATTCAGCAGCTCGAAGATTAA
- a CDS encoding response regulator produces the protein MKILIAEDELASRKYMSHVMESYGECALAENGIEAVASFKQALESGERFDLICMDIMMPEMNGIEALEEIRKLEKEHGITPKLEVRVMMTTALGDPANVMEAYYKGGATVYLTKPIDVIKIREAMVELKFLKKSLE, from the coding sequence ATGAAAATTTTAATTGCAGAAGATGAGCTTGCCAGCAGAAAATATATGTCTCATGTCATGGAAAGCTACGGGGAATGTGCTCTTGCTGAAAACGGCATCGAAGCTGTAGCATCTTTTAAGCAGGCTCTTGAGTCGGGGGAGAGATTCGATCTGATCTGCATGGATATAATGATGCCCGAGATGAACGGGATTGAAGCTCTTGAGGAAATCCGCAAGCTCGAAAAAGAACATGGAATTACCCCTAAATTAGAGGTTCGGGTAATGATGACTACTGCTCTGGGGGATCCTGCAAATGTGATGGAAGCATATTACAAAGGCGGAGCCACAGTTTATTTGACCAAGCCGATCGATGTTATCAAAATCAGAGAAGCCATGGTTGAACTGAAATTTTTGAAAAAATCGCTCGAATAG
- a CDS encoding HD domain-containing protein gives MQDFKNIFHNFTAPYIQDASINKRSDFQLKLDHSLDVLENSIGLCRSLNLGTELTELAQIAALFHDTGRFPQYSQYGTFRDVDSCNHATLGVRHILKNKLLEQVPITSRKIVLGAIALHNRNRIPDNLPESIKLITQIVRDSDKIDIMKILLFHMEKVESGGTVTLNGLQEIPDKISPAILRSVEEKQQASYLDMQCLNDFRLLLLSWVYDFNFKWSRQQMLKCGYLDQIFSQLPKSPDITKLYKPITEQLNS, from the coding sequence ATGCAGGATTTCAAGAACATCTTCCATAATTTCACTGCTCCATATATACAGGATGCAAGCATTAACAAGCGGTCTGATTTTCAACTTAAATTAGACCATTCGCTTGATGTGCTTGAAAACAGCATAGGATTATGCCGTTCTTTAAATCTTGGTACGGAGCTGACTGAACTGGCGCAGATAGCGGCACTTTTTCATGACACCGGCCGCTTTCCCCAGTACAGTCAGTATGGCACTTTCAGAGATGTAGACTCATGCAATCATGCCACTCTCGGTGTACGCCATATATTAAAAAACAAACTGCTGGAACAGGTTCCAATCACCTCGCGCAAAATAGTGCTAGGCGCAATTGCTTTACATAATCGAAACCGTATTCCTGACAACCTTCCTGAAAGTATTAAACTGATCACTCAAATTGTCAGGGACTCGGACAAAATTGATATTATGAAAATTCTACTTTTTCATATGGAAAAAGTTGAATCGGGCGGAACTGTTACTCTTAATGGACTGCAAGAGATACCCGACAAAATTTCACCGGCAATTCTGCGCTCTGTTGAAGAAAAACAACAGGCTTCATACCTCGATATGCAGTGCCTGAACGACTTCCGCCTGTTGCTGCTGAGCTGGGTTTATGATTTTAACTTCAAATGGTCCAGACAGCAGATGCTTAAATGTGGATACCTTGATCAGATATTCTCACAACTACCCAAAAGCCCTGATATTACCAAGCTTTACAAACCAATCACAGAACAGCTTAACTCTTGA
- a CDS encoding NAD(P)/FAD-dependent oxidoreductase, producing MTETNYDIIILGAGPAGLQAAIHSARKGLKVLILGKNDKSSLWWAHIENFCCTLEISGEQILKTGQQQAESFGALFFNEDVLKIVAPDLMSADGNVFTIQTETKVFKTKAIIICTGTTRNKLGVPGEKDLFGKGVSYCVECDGNFFRNEEVAVVGGESAAAGGALHLTHLASKVHLVSKTFNFAPELMERLKNENIIIHEGAEVEKITGTSGVDGLVLKDGNKLDVTGVFIELGAKGVMSLAAELGISLDDSMKFIETDKQQRTNVPGIFAAGDICGPPLQMAKAVGEGCVAGLSAAKFVRRT from the coding sequence ATGACCGAAACCAACTACGATATTATCATATTGGGAGCAGGCCCTGCCGGCCTGCAAGCAGCAATTCACTCCGCACGAAAAGGTCTGAAAGTTCTGATTCTCGGTAAAAACGATAAAAGCAGTCTCTGGTGGGCTCACATAGAGAACTTTTGTTGTACGCTTGAAATTTCAGGTGAACAGATTCTCAAAACAGGTCAGCAGCAGGCTGAAAGTTTCGGAGCTTTATTTTTTAATGAAGATGTACTCAAAATAGTCGCGCCGGACCTCATGTCCGCGGATGGCAACGTCTTTACTATTCAGACCGAAACCAAGGTATTCAAGACCAAAGCGATCATCATCTGCACCGGAACCACACGCAACAAACTCGGCGTTCCCGGTGAGAAAGATCTTTTCGGCAAAGGTGTAAGCTATTGCGTTGAGTGTGACGGAAACTTTTTCAGAAACGAAGAGGTCGCCGTTGTCGGCGGTGAAAGCGCAGCAGCAGGCGGCGCACTGCACCTTACTCACCTTGCATCCAAAGTTCATCTGGTTTCAAAAACATTCAACTTTGCGCCGGAATTGATGGAACGCCTGAAAAATGAAAACATCATTATTCACGAAGGTGCTGAAGTCGAAAAAATTACCGGAACAAGCGGCGTTGACGGACTTGTACTTAAAGATGGTAATAAGCTGGATGTAACCGGAGTGTTTATTGAACTGGGCGCCAAGGGCGTAATGTCTCTGGCTGCTGAACTTGGAATATCGCTTGATGACTCCATGAAGTTCATTGAAACAGACAAGCAACAACGCACCAATGTCCCCGGAATATTCGCAGCAGGCGATATCTGCGGCCCGCCCCTCCAGATGGCAAAAGCTGTGGGTGAAGGTTGTGTTGCAGGACTCAGCGCAGCAAAATTTGTGCGCAGAACCTAA
- a CDS encoding HAD family acid phosphatase, which produces MILRLFCIMLILFSLAGCVSGKSRSAIKPGAMISLPQAKNDIIDYHESGEYYKDVNVLAKSIARRVKAAINGKVRYPAVVMSVEDVLLSTYNARRKQGFSDNSAARKDLYSHIILSRLPAIEPSVALFEFLLSRNVPVFIISHRGEAVRIPVMENLSKAGFSGWKSLYMMPPNYPADLNYNEEVRRGLQKLGFNIIATVGAVPDDVAGEFTGKAVLYPNYIYSSRK; this is translated from the coding sequence TTGATCTTACGCCTTTTCTGTATCATGTTGATTTTATTCAGCCTCGCGGGGTGCGTTTCCGGTAAGTCCAGAAGCGCAATAAAGCCGGGGGCGATGATATCACTGCCGCAGGCTAAAAATGATATTATCGATTATCATGAAAGCGGTGAATATTATAAGGATGTTAATGTGCTGGCTAAAAGTATTGCCAGACGGGTCAAGGCAGCCATTAACGGGAAAGTGCGGTATCCGGCCGTAGTCATGTCGGTTGAAGATGTTCTTCTTTCAACATACAACGCCCGCAGGAAGCAGGGCTTTTCAGATAATTCTGCTGCGCGCAAGGATTTATATTCTCATATTATTTTAAGTCGTTTGCCGGCGATTGAACCTTCGGTTGCATTGTTCGAATTTCTTTTGTCCCGCAATGTTCCGGTTTTTATCATTTCACATAGAGGTGAGGCTGTTCGGATTCCGGTAATGGAGAATCTTTCTAAGGCAGGTTTTTCAGGCTGGAAAAGTTTATATATGATGCCTCCAAACTATCCTGCTGATCTGAATTACAATGAAGAGGTTCGGCGCGGGTTACAAAAACTGGGTTTTAACATTATAGCCACTGTCGGCGCTGTTCCTGATGATGTAGCAGGTGAATTTACCGGCAAGGCTGTTTTGTATCCCAACTATATTTATTCATCACGCAAATAG
- a CDS encoding YibE/F family protein: MPSILKNREFILVAIFALLTTVLYFIPTDFDNRIADNAVRCRAEVVGVDDSEVQQFGMVKTGPQYVTLEVLEGEFAGQVLRGTNELLGQMDKDKIFKRGDEVLTVLSLDADGNVLFVNPQDHYRIGLEVAMLALFAFLLLAFGGWTGAKALFSFMFTALVLWKVLIPGLLKGADPVWLTLGVVTGLCAVIIFMVAGLNRKGVVAFLGSFLGVFTSCMLAIYFTGELHLHGAVMPFAETLLYSGFGHLDLTKIYVAAVFLACSGAVMDLAMDVAASMDEVVMANPDISTMEALASGIRVGRAVVGTMTTTLLLAYSGGFITLMMAFMAQGVPLINTFNFVYVSAEVLKTLVGSFGLVTVAPFTAIAGAFVFIRKSK, encoded by the coding sequence ATGCCTTCAATATTAAAGAACAGAGAATTTATTTTAGTAGCAATTTTTGCACTGCTTACTACTGTTTTATATTTCATTCCTACTGATTTTGATAACCGGATTGCCGATAACGCCGTGCGATGCCGGGCTGAAGTTGTGGGAGTGGATGATTCAGAGGTTCAGCAGTTCGGTATGGTTAAAACGGGGCCGCAATATGTCACTTTAGAGGTACTTGAAGGAGAGTTTGCAGGGCAGGTGCTTAGAGGGACAAACGAGCTTCTGGGACAAATGGATAAAGACAAAATTTTCAAACGCGGCGATGAAGTCTTGACTGTTTTATCTCTGGATGCGGATGGAAATGTGCTTTTTGTCAATCCTCAGGATCATTATCGAATAGGGCTTGAAGTTGCCATGCTGGCTCTGTTTGCGTTTCTTTTGCTTGCCTTCGGCGGCTGGACCGGAGCCAAGGCTTTGTTTTCATTTATGTTTACAGCTTTAGTGCTTTGGAAAGTGCTTATTCCCGGCTTGCTAAAAGGGGCTGATCCGGTCTGGTTGACTCTTGGAGTGGTCACGGGCCTATGTGCAGTCATCATCTTCATGGTTGCAGGGCTAAACCGAAAAGGGGTGGTCGCATTTTTAGGATCATTTTTAGGTGTTTTCACCAGCTGTATGCTGGCTATATATTTTACGGGGGAATTGCATTTACATGGAGCAGTAATGCCGTTTGCTGAGACACTTTTGTATTCAGGGTTCGGACATCTTGATTTGACAAAGATTTATGTTGCGGCAGTCTTTCTGGCCTGTTCCGGAGCGGTCATGGATCTTGCTATGGATGTTGCTGCAAGTATGGATGAGGTTGTCATGGCCAATCCTGATATTTCTACTATGGAAGCTCTTGCATCAGGCATACGGGTAGGCAGGGCTGTTGTCGGGACTATGACAACAACTTTGCTGCTGGCTTATTCCGGCGGTTTTATAACATTAATGATGGCTTTTATGGCGCAGGGTGTGCCGCTTATCAATACATTTAATTTTGTCTATGTATCGGCCGAGGTGCTTAAGACTCTGGTGGGCAGCTTCGGGCTGGTTACTGTTGCACCGTTTACTGCAATTGCTGGGGCGTTTGTTTTTATTCGAAAATCCAAATAG